From the genome of Thermodesulfobacteriota bacterium:
AACCCCGCCAACTCTTAGCGCATTAAACGCTTTAAACATCTTTTTCATATCCTTAGTAAACACCCCCGCTTGAAGGCCATACCTTGAATTGTTTACCCAACCCAGGACCTCATCAAAATCTTTATATCTCTCTACATGGACCACAGGACCAAATACCTCGTTGCAGCTCAGATTACAGGTAGCGGGGACGTCAGTTAGGACAGTAGGTTCAATCAAACTACCATCCCTGTGTGCTCCAGTGAGAAGCTTCGCTCCGCTTTCCACAGCCTCATCAATCCATTTCATTATTCTTTCAGCAGAATCCGTGTCAATGACTGGCCCCACATCGGTATCTTCGAGCATAGGGTCACCGAGTTTAAGCGCTTTAGTAGCAGATATAAACTTATCGAGAAATCGATCAAAAATTTTATCATGCACATACATCCTTTGAACCGATATACAGCTCTGTCCAGCTTGATAAAATGCCCCCCATGCATTCCGGCTTGCAGCGAAATCTAAGTCTGGGGGGTCTTCATCTATGATAGTGGCCGCATTTCCCCCCAGCTCAAGCGTAACCTTTTTCTTAGGGAATTTTTTCATGAGCTCCCAGCCGATCTCATCGCTCCCGGTAAAGGAAATCTTCTTTATCCTTTCATCTTCCATCACCGGTTCGATTTGAGATCCGGGCAGGGTAAGTATATTCAGTAATCCTTCGGGCAGCCCCGCTTCCATAACGACTTCACCTAGCATGAGAGCAGATAGAGGGGTTTGCGAAGCTGGCTTCAGTATCATGGCATTTCCCGACGCGATTGAAGGAGCAACCTTATGAGCCACCAGGTTGAGGGGGAAATTAAAGGGAGAAATACCCATGACAACCCCAAGCGGAAATCTACGCGTTAAACCATACATCTCTTCATTTCCAGGAAC
Proteins encoded in this window:
- a CDS encoding aldehyde dehydrogenase family protein → SQKKREVKSPYHGEVVGITNIPEPKDSKKALDGAQTAFDKFKNSPSYLRSNILKRIVDGIEKRKDEFARALVEEGGKPLKTARVEVGRAMTTFSVAAEEANRFSEGNLIPIDIVPGNEEMYGLTRRFPLGVVMGISPFNFPLNLVAHKVAPSIASGNAMILKPASQTPLSALMLGEVVMEAGLPEGLLNILTLPGSQIEPVMEDERIKKISFTGSDEIGWELMKKFPKKKVTLELGGNAATIIDEDPPDLDFAASRNAWGAFYQAGQSCISVQRMYVHDKIFDRFLDKFISATKALKLGDPMLEDTDVGPVIDTDSAERIMKWIDEAVESGAKLLTGAHRDGSLIEPTVLTDVPATCNLSCNEVFGPVVHVERYKDFDEVLGWVNNSRYGLQAGVFTKDMKKMFKAFNALRVGGVIINDYPSFRVENMPYGGVKDSGVGREGLRYAIEEMTELKLMVVNLKNYS